A window of Paremcibacter congregatus contains these coding sequences:
- a CDS encoding MmcQ/YjbR family DNA-binding protein — MSREEFDDYCRNLTSTTNVIQWGNASVWKVGGKIFAICSHWGVGETQKISFKCSDLSYQVLCELPGITPAPYLARAKWVQIADPDAMSEQDVKDYIRTAHNIIAQKLTQKMRAELGLDLLKKS; from the coding sequence ATGAGCCGGGAAGAATTTGATGATTATTGTCGGAACCTGACATCGACCACCAATGTCATCCAGTGGGGCAATGCTTCGGTCTGGAAGGTTGGAGGCAAGATTTTTGCCATATGTTCACATTGGGGCGTAGGCGAGACGCAAAAAATAAGTTTCAAATGCTCTGACCTCAGTTACCAGGTTCTGTGCGAACTGCCTGGCATCACCCCGGCCCCCTACCTCGCCCGGGCAAAATGGGTGCAGATCGCCGACCCCGACGCCATGAGTGAGCAAGACGTAAAAGACTATATCAGAACCGCCCACAACATCATTGCCCAGAAACTGACCCAAAAAATGCGGGCGGAACTGGGTCTTGACCTCCTGAAAAAGTCCTGA
- a CDS encoding DUF6491 family protein: MFGKILTSVIAVAVMTSSGFAKDDKEDKVAKALEKYTKTGKVENCVSLNRIDSTQVIDDSHILFKMKGKKAYLNKLPHRCARLGFEKSFSYKVHTSQLCKIDIITVFDSTGGIQGPSCGLGKFIEYQKKTD; this comes from the coding sequence ATGTTCGGAAAGATTTTGACGTCTGTGATTGCAGTTGCTGTGATGACAAGCTCAGGCTTTGCAAAAGATGATAAAGAAGATAAGGTCGCTAAAGCCCTTGAGAAATATACCAAAACAGGGAAGGTCGAGAATTGCGTTTCCCTGAACCGGATTGATTCAACACAGGTGATTGACGATTCTCATATTCTGTTCAAGATGAAAGGCAAGAAAGCTTATTTGAATAAGCTGCCCCACCGATGCGCCCGTCTTGGATTTGAAAAATCCTTCAGCTATAAAGTCCATACCAGCCAGCTGTGCAAGATTGACATCATCACCGTATTTGATTCCACGGGCGGGATCCAGGGACCGAGTTGTGGTCTGGGTAAATTCATTGAGTATCAGAAAAAAACTGACTAG
- a CDS encoding DUF3572 domain-containing protein translates to MNKEQAEIIALQALTYMATHEDILIAYLRLSGIAPEDLKNSAANPATLGSIIDYFLQDEKRLVALCDAENIAPDHLIKARRCLPGGEDIPYTT, encoded by the coding sequence ATGAACAAAGAACAAGCTGAAATCATAGCCCTGCAGGCCTTGACCTATATGGCGACCCACGAAGATATCCTGATTGCATATTTGCGTTTATCAGGTATTGCGCCCGAGGATCTTAAAAATTCCGCCGCTAATCCCGCCACATTAGGCAGCATTATAGATTATTTCCTGCAAGATGAAAAAAGACTAGTCGCGCTTTGTGATGCCGAGAATATTGCGCCGGACCATCTGATCAAAGCCAGACGTTGTCTGCCTGGTGGCGAAGATATACCCTATACGACATAA
- a CDS encoding amidohydrolase family protein, whose protein sequence is MLNFKSLVKFSLATALSTALMASAAAAEKREVPDRAEGDGQYKRLILRGGYVIDGTGAPPFGPVDIVVEKDRIAEIRNVGTPGVAIDPKNRPQPGDREIDVQGKYIMPGFIDLHSHIHSLDSEQGVSPEYIFKLQLGHGITTIRSLGSGGDKRVVGFKRRSAMNEITAPRIVAFPMFYGVTSPEAARKRVQEIKKNGADGIKFFGAPEEILWAALDEAKKQGLMTTMHHAQLDVTHANVLTTSAHGLGSMEHWYGLPEALFEDKVIQNYPTDYIYNNEQDRFSQAGRLWKQAAKPGSKKWNEVMDTLLARDFALDPTFTIYLASRDLMRMSRAVWHDEYTMPNLWEFYRPNRESHGAFWFYWTTQDEIEWKNNYKLWMQFINEYKNRGGKVGLGSDTGYIYSLYGFGYIQEMELMQEAGFHPLEVIRAATQIGAQIIKKDDEIGTLQVGKKADIVIVDENPVHNLKVLYGTGAIKLNDSTGKVERVGGVRWTIKDGIVYDAYALREDVKKMVRDAKNKAGISLDKPLSVAN, encoded by the coding sequence ATGCTTAATTTCAAATCTTTGGTAAAATTCTCCCTCGCGACAGCCTTGAGTACCGCTCTGATGGCATCTGCGGCTGCTGCAGAGAAGCGGGAAGTCCCCGACCGGGCCGAGGGGGACGGCCAATATAAGCGTCTTATCCTGCGCGGCGGTTATGTGATTGACGGCACCGGGGCACCTCCTTTTGGGCCCGTGGATATCGTGGTCGAAAAGGACAGGATTGCCGAAATCAGAAATGTGGGCACCCCTGGTGTCGCCATTGATCCCAAAAACAGACCCCAGCCCGGTGACCGCGAAATTGACGTGCAGGGCAAATATATCATGCCCGGTTTTATTGACCTTCATTCCCATATTCACTCCCTTGACAGCGAACAGGGCGTCTCCCCCGAGTATATATTCAAGCTTCAGCTCGGTCACGGCATTACCACTATTCGTAGCCTCGGCTCCGGTGGCGACAAACGGGTTGTTGGCTTTAAACGTCGCAGCGCCATGAATGAAATTACCGCACCGCGTATTGTCGCCTTCCCTATGTTTTACGGGGTGACTTCCCCCGAAGCCGCCCGTAAACGGGTTCAGGAAATCAAGAAGAATGGCGCGGATGGCATAAAATTTTTTGGCGCTCCTGAAGAAATCCTCTGGGCGGCTCTGGATGAGGCCAAGAAACAAGGTCTGATGACAACCATGCACCACGCACAGCTTGATGTCACACACGCCAATGTACTGACCACCTCCGCACACGGACTGGGCAGTATGGAACATTGGTACGGCCTGCCCGAGGCACTTTTTGAAGATAAAGTCATCCAGAATTACCCTACCGATTATATCTATAATAATGAGCAAGATCGTTTCAGTCAGGCAGGGCGTCTTTGGAAACAGGCCGCCAAACCAGGCAGCAAAAAATGGAATGAGGTTATGGACACCCTGCTCGCGCGGGATTTTGCTCTTGATCCTACATTCACCATCTATCTCGCCAGCCGCGATCTGATGCGCATGAGCCGCGCCGTGTGGCATGATGAATATACGATGCCGAATCTATGGGAATTTTACCGCCCCAACCGTGAATCTCACGGCGCATTCTGGTTTTACTGGACGACCCAGGACGAAATCGAGTGGAAGAACAATTACAAACTGTGGATGCAGTTCATTAATGAATATAAAAACCGCGGCGGTAAGGTGGGGCTCGGCAGTGACACCGGCTATATTTACAGCCTCTATGGCTTTGGCTATATCCAGGAAATGGAACTGATGCAGGAAGCGGGCTTTCATCCGCTTGAAGTCATCCGGGCCGCAACACAGATCGGGGCACAGATCATCAAGAAAGATGATGAAATCGGCACCCTGCAAGTGGGCAAGAAAGCCGATATCGTGATTGTAGATGAAAACCCGGTTCACAATCTTAAAGTACTGTATGGCACCGGCGCCATCAAACTCAACGATAGTACCGGCAAGGTAGAGCGGGTCGGCGGTGTCCGCTGGACCATCAAAGACGGTATCGTTTATGATGCCTATGCCTTACGCGAAGACGTTAAGAAGATGGTTCGGGATGCAAAAAATAAAGCGGGTATCTCGCTTGACAAGCCCTTGTCCGTCGCAAATTAA
- a CDS encoding PleD family two-component system response regulator: protein MTARVLVVDDVIQNVKLLEAKLTSEYFDVLTAMNGEDALAIIEQENPDIVLLDVMMPGMDGFEVCRRIRANVKSAHIPVIMVTALDQPKDRVAGLEAGADDFLTKPVLDLPLFARVRSLVRLKVLMDELRMREATGQDLGIKIGPDLSRNISLSNAKVLLVEDYIRVAGRIQSYLEDIATVTVDNVESGEITTPSLEKFDLIIISLSLSEIDGLRLCSHLRSAEATRQIPILVLVDEGDTQQLVRAMELGVTDYIARPIDRNELVARSKAQIRQKRYANRLRRNMQKSIEMAMTDAVTGLYNRHFLSSHLDNMMSKENDKRKKVSLLMMDLDKFKIVNDTYGHASGDEVLHEFARRISNDIRNIDLAARFGGEEFVVVMPETNLEYAHFVAERLRRSIADEPFEISGSETPIDITVSIGLAISGDNNTSSSKLLVAADQALYKAKENGRNQVCSQD from the coding sequence ATGACAGCACGCGTACTCGTTGTTGATGATGTTATTCAAAATGTAAAACTCCTGGAAGCCAAGCTCACCAGCGAATATTTCGATGTGCTGACGGCCATGAATGGCGAAGATGCGCTTGCGATCATAGAACAAGAAAACCCTGATATTGTCCTGCTGGATGTGATGATGCCGGGGATGGACGGATTCGAAGTATGTCGCCGTATTCGGGCAAATGTAAAATCTGCTCATATCCCCGTTATTATGGTGACCGCTCTGGACCAGCCAAAGGACCGGGTTGCCGGACTGGAAGCGGGTGCCGATGACTTTCTTACCAAACCTGTACTTGATTTGCCACTCTTCGCCCGCGTGCGTTCACTGGTACGCCTGAAAGTCTTGATGGACGAACTCCGCATGCGCGAAGCAACCGGGCAGGATCTGGGCATTAAAATAGGCCCGGACCTCAGCCGGAATATCAGCCTGTCCAACGCCAAGGTGCTGTTGGTGGAAGATTATATTCGGGTGGCGGGACGTATTCAGAGTTATTTGGAAGATATCGCCACTGTTACGGTGGACAATGTTGAAAGCGGTGAAATTACCACCCCCAGTCTTGAAAAATTTGATCTTATCATCATCAGTCTTAGTCTTTCGGAAATTGACGGCCTACGGCTCTGTTCGCATTTGCGGTCGGCTGAGGCAACGCGGCAAATTCCGATTCTGGTGCTTGTCGATGAAGGCGATACGCAACAGCTCGTGCGGGCCATGGAACTGGGTGTAACCGATTATATCGCCCGGCCTATCGATCGCAATGAACTGGTGGCCCGTTCAAAGGCGCAAATTCGCCAGAAAAGATATGCCAACCGCTTGCGGCGCAATATGCAGAAATCCATTGAAATGGCAATGACAGATGCGGTAACCGGTTTGTACAACCGTCACTTTTTATCGTCTCATCTGGACAATATGATGTCCAAGGAAAATGACAAACGCAAAAAAGTGTCACTGTTGATGATGGATCTGGACAAGTTCAAGATCGTCAATGACACATACGGTCATGCGTCCGGTGATGAGGTCCTGCATGAATTTGCCCGTCGGATCAGCAATGACATCCGCAATATTGATCTAGCCGCCCGATTTGGCGGGGAAGAGTTTGTTGTGGTGATGCCTGAAACCAACCTGGAATATGCTCATTTTGTCGCGGAACGTTTGCGCCGTTCCATCGCCGATGAGCCGTTTGAAATTTCCGGCTCTGAAACCCCGATTGACATCACGGTCAGTATTGGCCTGGCCATATCGGGCGATAACAATACCTCAAGCAGCAAGCTTCTGGTGGCGGCAGATCAGGCGCTGTACAAGGCCAAGGAAAATGGCCGTAATCAGGTTTGTAGCCAGGACTAA
- a CDS encoding GGDEF domain-containing protein — MNQITIPLNKHQTAPANEINRLADQLLSDFKVSGKRISPKNWNLLSEILNFVAEAEQTIAAQNERIEKLEVLSTTDPLTGLLNRRGMMQELDHAIALANRHGDSAILAYIDLDGFKQVNDTYGHGVGDALLTHFANGLKSSIRQTDFAARFGGDEFALLLNHLELEGGRNRTHFIQQQMNFTKFKCDTVTLPVRASFGLAEITPGKSLEDIIQAADQEMYRNKTLRKSN, encoded by the coding sequence ATGAATCAAATCACAATCCCGTTGAACAAACATCAGACGGCCCCGGCCAACGAAATCAACCGGCTTGCAGATCAATTACTGTCGGACTTTAAAGTTTCCGGCAAGCGTATCTCTCCCAAGAACTGGAATTTGCTGTCCGAAATTCTGAATTTTGTCGCCGAAGCAGAACAAACCATCGCCGCCCAGAATGAACGGATCGAGAAGCTGGAGGTTCTCTCCACAACAGACCCTTTAACAGGCCTGCTCAATCGTCGCGGCATGATGCAGGAACTTGACCATGCCATCGCCCTGGCCAACCGACATGGCGATTCAGCCATTCTGGCCTATATTGATCTTGATGGTTTCAAGCAGGTCAACGACACATATGGCCACGGAGTTGGTGATGCCCTGCTGACTCATTTCGCCAACGGTTTAAAGTCATCCATACGTCAAACAGATTTTGCCGCCCGCTTCGGCGGAGATGAATTCGCGTTGTTGCTCAATCATCTGGAACTGGAAGGTGGCCGCAACCGGACACATTTTATCCAGCAACAAATGAATTTCACCAAATTTAAGTGCGATACGGTTACCCTTCCTGTACGGGCAAGTTTCGGTCTTGCAGAAATCACCCCGGGCAAGTCCCTGGAGGACATCATTCAGGCCGCAGATCAGGAGATGTACCGCAATAAAACCCTGCGCAAAAGCAATTGA
- a CDS encoding response regulator, producing MRKKILVVEDNELNMKLFCDLLNAHGYDTVQTQEGMKALALAREEKPDLILMDIQLPEVSGLEVTKWIKEDEDLRSIPIIAVTAFAMKGDEEKIRAGGCEAYIAKPISVGQFIETVKKFAG from the coding sequence ATGCGGAAGAAAATATTAGTAGTAGAAGACAACGAATTGAATATGAAGTTGTTTTGCGACCTTTTGAATGCGCACGGTTATGATACCGTCCAAACCCAAGAAGGCATGAAGGCGCTGGCATTGGCCCGGGAGGAGAAACCGGATCTTATCCTCATGGATATTCAGTTGCCGGAAGTGTCCGGACTTGAAGTCACCAAATGGATCAAGGAAGACGAAGATCTACGGAGCATACCCATTATTGCCGTAACGGCGTTTGCCATGAAGGGGGATGAAGAAAAAATTCGCGCCGGCGGATGCGAGGCTTACATTGCCAAACCCATATCAGTGGGCCAATTTATCGAAACCGTTAAAAAGTTTGCAGGTTAG
- a CDS encoding GNAT family N-acetyltransferase, with protein sequence MTDYHISLITSLDEISAEEWDSCCFTQETGHNPFISHAFMFALEDSGCAVADTGWQAQHIIARTGDKGNIVGVMPLYLKSHSYGEYVFDHAWANAFQSAGGHYYPKLQTAVPFSPVTTPKLLVHPTALKAEVQTILIQAAEAAARKLSVSSLHVTFAERHEWDLMAEQGFLKRQDQQFHWLNECYGEFEDFLQKLSSRKRKNIRKERRLAVQNDIEIELLNGHQITEDHWDDYFSFYLDTANRKWGQPYLNRRFFSLLGKGLPNRTLLVMCKRGGRYIAGALNLLSDDTLYGRYWGAIEDHRYLHFEVCYYQAIEYAIAHGLKKVEAGAQGEHKLSRGYLPTSTYSAHWIRDPGFRQAVENYLVQERQAVLHEQEILRDFAPFKKTSPLPKS encoded by the coding sequence ATGACTGACTATCATATTTCTCTCATCACCAGTCTTGACGAGATCTCGGCCGAGGAGTGGGACAGCTGTTGTTTTACACAAGAAACAGGTCACAACCCTTTTATATCCCATGCTTTCATGTTCGCGCTGGAAGACAGCGGCTGCGCAGTGGCGGACACAGGGTGGCAGGCGCAGCATATCATTGCCCGGACCGGCGACAAGGGCAATATTGTCGGTGTCATGCCGCTTTACCTGAAGTCTCATTCATACGGCGAATATGTTTTTGATCACGCCTGGGCCAACGCCTTTCAAAGTGCCGGAGGTCATTACTATCCCAAACTGCAAACCGCGGTTCCCTTTTCTCCGGTGACCACCCCGAAACTTCTGGTTCACCCCACGGCCCTGAAGGCGGAGGTTCAAACCATTTTGATTCAGGCCGCAGAGGCCGCCGCTCGTAAGCTCTCGGTTTCAAGCCTGCATGTAACTTTTGCTGAACGGCACGAATGGGACCTGATGGCCGAACAGGGATTTCTCAAGCGCCAGGACCAGCAGTTTCACTGGCTGAATGAATGCTATGGGGAATTTGAGGATTTTTTACAAAAGCTCTCTTCCCGTAAACGTAAAAATATACGCAAGGAACGTCGCCTTGCCGTACAAAATGATATCGAGATAGAACTGTTGAACGGTCATCAGATCACAGAAGATCATTGGGACGATTATTTCAGTTTTTATCTCGACACCGCCAACCGGAAATGGGGGCAGCCTTACCTGAACAGACGCTTTTTCAGCCTTCTGGGAAAAGGGTTACCGAATCGCACTCTGCTTGTCATGTGTAAACGCGGCGGACGTTATATCGCCGGCGCGCTCAATTTACTGAGTGATGACACGCTTTATGGCCGCTATTGGGGGGCAATCGAGGATCACAGATACCTGCATTTCGAAGTCTGTTACTATCAGGCGATTGAGTATGCCATTGCCCACGGCCTGAAGAAAGTCGAAGCCGGCGCCCAGGGCGAGCATAAACTCTCCCGAGGGTATCTGCCGACGTCCACCTATAGCGCCCACTGGATCAGAGATCCGGGTTTTCGCCAGGCGGTAGAAAATTATCTGGTGCAGGAAAGACAAGCCGTCTTGCATGAGCAGGAAATATTACGAGACTTTGCCCCCTTCAAAAAAACGTCTCCACTACCAAAAAGCTAG
- a CDS encoding DNA polymerase IV, with translation MMSAFCRDCLNDIALHDDAMTADFLCPNCGSPRILAHRELHQLSLCHIDCDAFYASVEKRDNPELLSKPVIIGGGKRGVVSTCCYIARTYGVHSAMPVYQAKKLCPHAVFISGDMAKYRTASQQIRQIFDQMSPSIEPLSLDEAFIDLTGTEKLHGDIPAKIIALAVARIEQDIGITVSVGLSYNKFLAKLASDLNKPRGFSLIGKAEAPALLAPMSIAKIWGVGKVMQKKMKSDGISQIGQLQHLDLKYLITKYGVMGDRLYHFSRGEDSRFVKSQRPTKSISNEITLQEDLSDYAALKSLLWKLCEKVSGRLKEKNYAGMTVTLKLKTSSFRQITRSSTLDSPTQMAETLYKVGARLLEPECNGQCYRLIGIGMAGLCGTEQADQPDLIEGGRAKEIKTERLMDDIRRKYGKNIIKKGRNLL, from the coding sequence ATGATGTCTGCATTTTGCCGTGACTGCCTGAATGATATTGCACTTCATGATGACGCCATGACGGCGGATTTCCTATGCCCGAACTGCGGAAGCCCGCGCATTCTTGCCCACCGGGAACTTCATCAGCTCAGCCTTTGCCATATTGACTGCGATGCTTTTTACGCCAGCGTTGAAAAACGAGACAATCCGGAATTATTGTCAAAGCCGGTGATCATCGGGGGCGGCAAACGCGGAGTTGTCTCGACCTGTTGTTATATCGCCCGAACTTACGGCGTGCATTCCGCTATGCCGGTTTATCAGGCAAAGAAACTTTGCCCTCATGCCGTCTTTATTTCCGGCGATATGGCAAAATATAGAACCGCGAGCCAACAGATCCGGCAAATTTTTGACCAAATGTCCCCCAGCATTGAACCCTTGTCACTGGATGAAGCATTTATCGACCTGACCGGTACCGAAAAACTTCATGGTGATATTCCAGCCAAGATCATTGCCCTCGCGGTGGCGCGCATTGAACAGGATATCGGAATTACCGTATCGGTAGGCCTGAGCTATAATAAATTTCTTGCAAAACTGGCCTCCGATCTCAACAAACCCAGGGGCTTTTCACTGATTGGCAAAGCCGAAGCCCCTGCTCTACTTGCACCGATGTCGATCGCGAAAATCTGGGGAGTTGGCAAGGTGATGCAGAAAAAAATGAAAAGCGACGGCATCAGTCAGATCGGCCAATTACAACATCTCGATCTGAAGTATCTGATCACCAAATACGGTGTGATGGGAGACAGATTGTATCATTTCTCTCGGGGGGAAGACAGCCGTTTCGTCAAAAGTCAGCGTCCGACCAAAAGCATTTCCAATGAAATCACCCTACAGGAGGATTTATCAGATTATGCGGCACTAAAATCCCTGCTGTGGAAATTGTGTGAAAAAGTTTCCGGACGGTTGAAAGAAAAAAACTATGCCGGAATGACGGTGACTCTGAAACTGAAAACATCATCATTTCGCCAGATAACCCGTTCCAGCACCCTGGACAGCCCGACCCAGATGGCCGAAACCCTGTATAAAGTCGGGGCGCGATTACTGGAACCGGAATGCAACGGCCAATGCTATCGTCTGATCGGTATTGGCATGGCGGGGCTATGCGGCACCGAACAGGCGGATCAACCTGACCTGATTGAGGGCGGACGCGCCAAGGAAATCAAGACCGAGCGCTTAATGGATGACATTCGTCGTAAATATGGTAAGAATATAATAAAAAAAGGTCGTAATCTTTTATAG
- a CDS encoding RidA family protein — protein sequence MTQHQFEKNLEKLGITLPVPVAPVANYVTFVQTGNLLSVSGQLPLDLDGKLPYQGKVGADVTPEDAAKAARLCAINIISQINKACGGDLSRVVRIVKLGAFVNCVDGFAAQPAVVNGASDLMVEVFGDVGKHSRSAVGTNALPLNVPVEIDALVEIS from the coding sequence ATGACGCAGCATCAGTTTGAGAAAAACCTCGAAAAACTTGGAATCACCTTGCCCGTTCCCGTGGCGCCGGTCGCCAATTATGTCACCTTCGTCCAAACTGGCAATCTGTTGTCTGTTTCCGGGCAGTTGCCGCTCGATCTGGACGGAAAGTTGCCTTATCAGGGGAAAGTTGGCGCGGATGTTACCCCGGAAGATGCGGCCAAAGCCGCCCGCCTTTGCGCCATCAATATTATCAGCCAAATTAATAAAGCCTGTGGCGGTGACCTCAGCCGAGTGGTGCGCATTGTCAAGCTTGGCGCTTTCGTCAATTGCGTTGATGGTTTTGCCGCCCAGCCCGCTGTGGTAAACGGCGCCTCTGACCTGATGGTTGAAGTTTTCGGTGATGTTGGCAAGCATTCCCGTTCTGCCGTTGGAACCAATGCTTTGCCTCTCAATGTTCCCGTTGAAATAGATGCTCTTGTGGAGATTTCTTAA
- a CDS encoding glycerophosphodiester phosphodiesterase family protein, producing the protein MNKKWLTDSSYAPLAFAHRGLHGPVTGHVENSLSAFLAANDANVGIELDVLLSKDNQAMVIHEVNLHRLTGLDADIGDFTAEELMQINLSGVQDVILPLSHVLAAVEPKFPLLVEIKGDQLKPQVIAAASHQALKDYKGPVAIMSFYPDIITWFKDHAPDIARGLVATSRNDGDLPDAYFSEDGQIKITKNLDVDFIAYDIRTLPNKVSAYCREKSLPLFTWTVRTQAEKDRARQYTNGPIFEILPDD; encoded by the coding sequence ATGAATAAAAAATGGCTGACAGATTCTTCTTATGCCCCCTTGGCTTTTGCGCATCGCGGATTGCATGGCCCGGTGACCGGACATGTGGAAAACTCCCTGTCAGCCTTTCTTGCCGCCAATGATGCCAATGTCGGTATTGAACTTGATGTGTTGTTAAGTAAAGACAATCAGGCGATGGTTATCCATGAAGTGAATTTACATCGGCTGACCGGGCTTGATGCCGATATTGGGGATTTCACTGCCGAGGAACTGATGCAAATTAACCTCAGCGGCGTCCAGGATGTTATTCTGCCGCTGTCCCACGTTCTCGCCGCCGTTGAGCCAAAATTCCCGCTGTTGGTAGAAATCAAAGGCGATCAGCTCAAACCACAGGTTATTGCAGCGGCGAGCCATCAGGCCCTTAAAGATTACAAAGGACCGGTGGCGATCATGTCTTTCTACCCCGATATCATCACATGGTTCAAGGATCATGCTCCGGATATCGCCCGGGGGCTTGTCGCGACCAGTCGCAATGATGGTGACCTGCCCGACGCCTACTTTTCGGAAGACGGACAAATAAAGATTACCAAAAATTTGGACGTTGATTTTATCGCCTATGACATTCGCACGCTACCGAACAAGGTTTCTGCCTATTGCCGGGAAAAGTCCCTGCCCCTGTTTACCTGGACTGTAAGAACGCAAGCTGAAAAGGATCGCGCCAGGCAATATACCAATGGCCCGATCTTTGAAATTTTACCTGATGACTGA